A segment of the Oscillatoria salina IIICB1 genome:
GGGGGGGTGGGGGAGCCTTACGGGTTTCCATTAATTCAACTTCCGAAGAAGTCAGAAGTGTAAGCAAGTTTGCGAGGTTGACCCAACAACTGGACAGGGTTTCCATTAATTCAACTTCCGAAGAAGTCAGAAGCTTAGGTCAGGGGCCTTCCCCTGCTGATGACGGTTTCCATTAATTCAACTTCCGAAGAAGTCAGAAGAATTAAAAGAGTCAGCTGAAAAAAAAGCTGCAATTCTGGTTTCCATTAATTCAACTTCCGAAGAAGTCAGAAGACGCTTCCCAAGAGGAGGCCAAGAAGGCCTGGGAGGGTTTCCATTAATTCAACTTCCGAAGAAGTCAGAAGACCGGAATAACTGCTTGCAGGCGGGGGCAATATGGTTTCCATTAATTCAACTTCCGAAGAAGTCAGAAGCGCCAGGAGCAGCCTGCTCCTCAGCCGCGGTGTAACGTTTCCATTAATTCAACTTCCGAAGAAGTCAGAAGGTGTCGAAAAAACATTCAAGCAACTTTTTTCAGCTCTTCATGTTTCCATTAATTCAACTTCCGAAGAAGTCAGAAGAAAAAACTTGGAGCCATACCTGGCAAATTATACCGGTTTCCATTAATTCAACTTCCGAAGAAGTCAGAAGTGATGGCTATAGCTGGAAACAGCGTTCAAGCCCCCTCGGTTTCCATTAATTCAACTTCCGAAGAAGTCAGAAGGACGTTACGACGTACTACGGCTGTCCCCCGGACACGTTTCCATTAATTCAACTTCCGAAGAAGTCAGAAGCAATCATCGAGGTTGCACAGGCTCGTGTCCCATTGGACATCGTTTCCATTAATTCAACTTCCGAAGAAGTCAGAAGTATCCTATCCCGAGTACCCTCAGTTAGGGCACTCCACGTTTCCATTAATTCAACTTCCGAAGAAGTCAGAAGTTTTTTCCTGGATGCTGCGGATCCCGGGAAGATTCTAGCAGTTTCCATTAATTCAACTTCCGAAGAAGTCAGAAGACATCCAGGTCCGTTCTGATGATTCAGGGAAATAGTTTCCATTAATTCAACTTCCGAAGAAGTCAGAAGTGCCAAAAGTTAAAAAGGGTTACCAACCTAGCTGGTACGTTTCCATTAATTCAACTTCCGAAGAAGTCAGAAGGAGGAGAATATGATGGGCACATGTTGCTTATCGGGTTTCCATTAATTCAACTTCCGAAGAAGTCAGAAGCTGCGAGAACATCACTTGGAAACGAGACGGCCAGCGGGTTTCCATTAATTCAACTTCCGAAGAAGTCAGAAGTTGTGGTTTAGGGAGCTAAGCTGCTCCCTTACTAGTTTCCATTAATTCAACTTCCGAAGAAGTCAGAAGTTTCCTAAATGCTAACAATGCCAAGATTTTGGCCGTTGTTTCCATTAATTCAACTTCCGAAGAAGTCAGAAGAAAATCACTATGAACGATTGGGTTTTCTTTAAAAAAAAGTTTCCATTAATTCAACTTCCGAAGAAGTCAGAAGCCTTCCCTCCCCGTCTCCAAGACGAGGGCCAGGTCCAGTTTCCATTAATTCAACTTCCGAAGAAGTCAGAAGACGTTTTGGCCCAGGAAACTGGCGCTACCACTACAGAATGTTTCCATTAATTCAACTTCCGAAGAAGTCAGAAGCTCATAACCCCTCGCGGTACCGAAATAGTTGACCGTGTTTCCATTAATTCAACTTCCGAAGAAGTCAGAAGATTCAAGCATTACTGGGGACCGAGACCCCAGTTCAGGAACGTTTCCATTAATTCAACTTCCGAAGAAGTCAGAAGCACGACTACATACTGGGGCTGTCCCCCGGACACAAGAGTTTCCATTAATTCAACTTCCGAAGAAGTCAGAAGATGATAACAACGCTGAAATTTTGGCTGTTGCCTATTGTTTCCATTAATTCAACTTCCGAAGAAGTCAGAAGGTATCACCATTTATCGCGGATGCCCACCGGACACGGTTTCCATTAATTCAACTTCCGAAGAAGTCAGAAGCGTCGCACATTACCATAATGGGTCGTGGCGGATCGATTGTTTCCATTAATTCAACTTCCGAAGAAGTCAGAAGAGGGTCGATCTAGAACCCGCTTACTGAGAGGATTATAACCTAGTAAAATTCCGGGGGTCAAGTCAGTAGCCGAGTAATTGAGAATTAGTGTCATTAATTGTCTCACTTGAAAGCTTGAAAGTCATACACTGACTGGGGTTGGTAGCACTCGACGCAAGAATGGGCATTTCAGCGATTCTTAGACTCCCTCGAAAATGAGGATGAAAGAAAGCCCGACGAAGCGGGCTAGATGTAGTTTTCTTCTCTTTTTTAAGTTACTTGAGCATCTTGACGCTCCCCTGCCTAAAGGCGCGGGGATTCTTGGTTCAACGACACTCCTTACAACTAAAAGGAATCAGTCTCGCCGATTCGACCCCTCCCTTGACAAATTAACAAAAAAGCAATTTTATCAAGAGCGGCAATTAGTTCCAGTGGGATATATCTCCCCAAGCGTAAATTCTCGTGCGCCCCACGATACTCGAAAAAGCAAATTTCTTAACCACTGGTTTTCGGTACTCTGTCGAGTCCGGTGCGTTTTTTAAGAGGTTGTTCGCGCCTCATGTACTGGTATCGCTTTACGTCGTCAACTTAAGACAGTACCGACGAATCCTGTCTGTACCAGGCTACTTTCTTAGAATAGCATCAAAGCCGTCCTATAAGGACGGGGCTTAACCCATTATTCTTGGTCATTCGGACTCAGATGGCGATTTTGACTCTGTGGAAGGGTCAAAAATAACTGCAAAAGTTGCACTGGGGATTAACCTTTGTAAGACTTGTAGATGAGCGAGTGCATCGTTACGTCGGCGAAATTTGGCTACTACTTGGTTTTGGAAGTTAGGGAAGTTTCGCACAATTCGCCAGGGATACAATTGCTCAATGTAAGTCATGGTTTCCTCCTGTGTTTGTCGAGCCTTTTGCTTTTTCGCCTGGTTGTACTTTAATTAAGTTATTTTCACGGAAACAGGTCGGGTTGCCTTTGACTTTTTGAGGTAAATATGGTATAGAATTAGAGCCAGAAATTAGTTTCGTGATTCGCACGGAAAAAGCGCGGTGAAGGTTAGCCCTGACTTATATTGAGTTTAGCTAGTTATTAATTCTGGTTAGATGTCGAAAAAACTACTGTGTCATTTTCTTATCGGTATTCCGGGTAGTGGAAAGTCTACTTTTGCTAGTCAATTGGTGGAGTTGCTACCTAATACTGCAATTGTCTCTACGGATAGGATACGGGAACAATTATACGGTTCCCAGACGATTCAAGGAAGTTGGGAGGAAATTGAGAGGGAGGCGCTAGTTCAATTTGCTGTTAATATCGCTAGGGATAAGGATATAATTTATGATGCGACTAATGCTAAACGCTGTTATCGGCTGGATATGGTGCAAAAGCTGGCTGATTTCGAGCTAGAATTGATTGGGTGGTATTTGGATACGGAAGTTAAGATTTGTCAGGAAAGAAATAGAAAGCGATCGCGCCAAGTACCAGAAGTAGTAATTAAGAGTATGGCAGAATCCTTGAAACGCTTTCCACCGATACCAGCCGAAGGGTTTACTGTTGTCAATCGAGTTGATTTTAGTCAAAAAGAGTTCGATTTACAAACTCTAATTGAGAAGATACCACAGCAAATATCGCGCACCTCAATTAACCGTCATAATCGTACCCATCACCGTCAAATTCAATTACACGAATATTCTCGATTAATCGACTTTGAACGCTTATTGCATTTAATTTCTTTAATTTTACGTTATCCGGGTATCGGCGCCATGCACGTTAACCAACCGGAAACTTTAGCTGCGATTTTTGGTAAGATTCCCCCAATTAAAACATATATAGCAGAAATTAGTTTATTTGTCAAGCATTTTGCTGGAAAAGTGTATGGTGAAGAAAAGTATCTTGCTAGGGACTTAGAATGGTTAGAAAAAAATCACTTTCTTCAGCCGATTTCAGCTCAAAAAACTAACCAAGTTAACTCCCAATCAGAATCTAACGAATTAGAACTAAATTTACTCGACCAACCCAATCTAATTACTCATCAATATTCAGATATAGAGCCATTTCAAAGATTACTAAAAACTATCCGCTTTCTGATCCATCATCCCTTTTTGCGCGACCCAGAACTCACTATTCAAGAAAATTTAATCGCGCAAATGATTCGCGCAAAAGTATTTGACTTTGTTTCCCGCGATAGTCTCCGTAAAGACATCGAAAAAATCCTCAAACCTTATCAAATTTTACCAGAAAAGCCTCTACGACGCGGCTATTATGCAGGAACAGCAATTTTCAGTCCGCGAGAATTACAGAAATTATTTCGCTTAGTACAATCTCAAACCCATCATTTAGACAACCCAGTCGAACTAGAAATTTACGAAACTTTCCGCGAAA
Coding sequences within it:
- a CDS encoding ATP-binding protein, with translation MSKKLLCHFLIGIPGSGKSTFASQLVELLPNTAIVSTDRIREQLYGSQTIQGSWEEIEREALVQFAVNIARDKDIIYDATNAKRCYRLDMVQKLADFELELIGWYLDTEVKICQERNRKRSRQVPEVVIKSMAESLKRFPPIPAEGFTVVNRVDFSQKEFDLQTLIEKIPQQISRTSINRHNRTHHRQIQLHEYSRLIDFERLLHLISLILRYPGIGAMHVNQPETLAAIFGKIPPIKTYIAEISLFVKHFAGKVYGEEKYLARDLEWLEKNHFLQPISAQKTNQVNSQSESNELELNLLDQPNLITHQYSDIEPFQRLLKTIRFLIHHPFLRDPELTIQENLIAQMIRAKVFDFVSRDSLRKDIEKILKPYQILPEKPLRRGYYAGTAIFSPRELQKLFRLVQSQTHHLDNPVELEIYETFRERMEASQLLTETDTYPVRIMGTRAIVNSEKLPFSALAKNPERVEEAIETGELLELNRFPGVGKFAVDKEGFFQAYPLQLVFHNIAWYLGFEIVGGSDDKLLRFDRLDRLFLGRNTGKNRPHLEQKRACQKLMKLYAATPGIYLGNSVSEQRKYLSSKKAVRASVEILLELWISDRIFRFVSEGTQRFPVGKMKMSPPREKNSLVDKSLFVLSLTGSEKFPNRLQVILPKWSLSDVDLKRWILGFDGEVKVVQPPEYAEYFLTAGKAICAAYSP